ATCGTCGTCGCACTTGGATTGACATTTGTCGGAGTGGCGCCGGGATTGGCCCTGCTTCTTGCAGCCATCGCGACAGCGACGGCGCCTGCTGCAATGGCGGACGTGATCCACCAATCCGGGGCCGAAAATGGGTTCACTGAAACACTCAAAGGCATTGTCGCTGTTGACGATGCCTGGGGGCTGATCGTGTTTAGTGTTGTGTTGGTCCTGATGGATCAAACAAACGGTTGGGGAGGCGTTGTCAGTGGGGCCGCATGGGATCTGGGTGGTGCGATTGTCCTAGGAGGCATTTTGGGTGCCCCAGCAGCTTTCTTAACTGGTCGACTAAAACCAGGCGAACCACAGCAGGCCGAGGCTATGGGGATTGTGTTTCTTGTGGCGGGATTTGCACTGTGGTTGGAGGTGTCGTTCTTGATTGCCGGCATGACGGCCGGTGCCATGATCGCGAATTTCGCAAAGCACCATGATCGAGCTTTTCACGAGATCGAACACATCCAATGGCCGTTCATGATCCTGTTTTTCCTGTTGGCGGGCGCTTTGCTCGAGGTGGATGCGCTATTGCTTTTGGGGTGGACGGGTGTCTGCTTCCTTCTTCTGCGAATTGTTGGTCGGGTCATCGGAGGCGCGATTGGTGCTCATCTCGGCAAGGTTCGACGAAACGAGCTGTTTTGGTACGGCCCCGCGCTTTTGCCTCAAGCAGGTGTTGCCGTGGGGATGGCGCTGGTCGCGGGCGAGCGATTTCCAGAATGGGCATCGGTCATCATGGCCTTCACAATCGCCAGCACCGTTGTTTTCGAAATCATCGGCCCACCGCTGACGCTTATGGCAATTCGCAGGGTGTCAAAAGAAAGCTGAATCAAAAGGGCCGCAAAGCGCGGCCCTTTCTTGTGTCTGTCGCCGGGATTTAGTCGACCCGCTTGCCAGGTTTTTGCAAGAATAGTGCGTCGAACGTATAGACCAAAATAGCCGCGCCAACCGCGCCCATGGCGGCAATGCCCAGCAGGATGATCAGGTCAATCGGCCCACCAATGTCAGAGAAGCTGGAATGCGTCATCTTCTGCACGAACACCACGGCGATCACGGCCCCAAAGGGCATCGACAGCTGAGCGCGTAGGAACTTGTGCCAGCTGACCGCACGATCGCGGATCAACACATAGAGATAGGCCAAGGTGATGACCGCGGCCACCACAACCATGGACCAGAACAGGCCAGCGCCGAAGATCTCTTCAAAGACGGCGATCAGAGTGCCAAAGGTAAGTTCTTTCATCGGTCAGTTCCTCCTTACGCGTCGCCACGGATCATGGCGTTATAGGTGGCTTTCAGGGCGACTTCTTTCATCAACCAGCTGATCCACAATTCTTCCAACGGTGCGATGATACCGGGGAAGCTGGGGGTCAGGTCGTTGTTGTAGTCGAACTCGATCAGCATCGCGCGGCCGACGCGGGTGATCAGCGGGCAGGACGTATAGCCGTTATAGCTCGCGTCGCTTTTGGTGCCTGTGATCTGCGCGATCAGATGCTCTTCGACCACCGGCACCTGCCACTTGGCACTGGCGGCCGTCTTGCCCTTCGGTACGCCTGCAATGTCGCCCACGGCAAAGACGTTGTCGAAGAAGTTGTGACGCAGTGTGTGCTTGTCGACTGTGGCCCAACCTCGTCCACCCCAGCTTCCGGGATCGGTCAGGGCCGAGTTGCGGACCACATCCGGGGCCTGCTGCGGCGGTACAATATGCAGATAGTCATATGGCATTTCTGTATCGCCGTTTTCTGTGGTGAAGGTGGCCATCTTCTTGCCCGCATCCACCGACTTCAGCACATGGCTGTAATGCGGCGTGATCTCGCGTTGTCCAAACAGCATCCGCAGCTTTTCCGAGATGATGGGAACACCGAACAGACCCTTGTTGTGGGCCATATAGTTGATGTCCAGCTTGGTGGTCCCAGCCTTGCGGGCGATGTCGTCGATCAGGAAGGTGTGCTTGATCGGTGCGCCTGCGCATTTCATCTCGGTCGCGGGGCGGGTGAAGATGCCGACGCCGCCGTCTTCGGTATAACGGCCAGCGGCTTCCCATGTTTTGGCGGCATAGTCCGGCCCAGCATAGAGCGAACCAATGCCGTCCTTGCCGATCATGTCCATCTCGAAGCCCTCAATGGCGCCGTAGTTCAGGACAAGGCCGGTGGCCAACACAAGGAAGTCATAGGGTACGGTCTTGCCGCTTTCGGTCATCACCTTGTTGCCGTCCGGATCAATCTCGGCGGCACGTTCGGAAATCCAGGTGATGTTCTTGGGCAACCAGTCGCCGGTTTGCGAGACCGAGTACTTGGCCGGTTTCAAACCCGCTGCGATCAGCGAGAAGCCGGGCTGGTACCAGTGTTCTTTACGCGGGTCGATGATGGTGATCTCGGCCCCGTTCAGGCGACGGGACAAGCGGTTGGCTAGCGCGGTGCCTGCAGCACCAGCGCCAAGGATGACGATCCGGGCCTTGGTGTCGATGGGGGTGGGGGCGGCTGTAGCGCCAGCGCCCGCAGCCATAAGAGCACCTGCGCCAGCGGCAAATCCAAGAAATCCGCGGCGTGTTGCGTTGAAGTTGTGTGGCATGAGCGACCTCCAATCAGGCAATGCTTCGTTCTAGGCGCCTCTCTACGCCCGTTAAGCATTCAGGTCTATGAATGTGTTAAGCGATAGGGAGTGGCCTAATGACGCAGTGAATTAGCAGTGGGATCACACCGCAAAGCTGTGTATGAAACGCGCAGGGCGGATTTCTGTCGCCTTTGTAGATATTGCAGTGCGCGCGTATATTTGGTATACAGCGGCATACCGCAGACAAATCCGGCCCCAGAAGATTCTGTTTTGCCGGGTTCACGGGCTGCATCAAACTCGAAATCGTAGGGATCGTCATGAGCTTGTACACCGACTACCTAAATGAGATTGAAACGCGTAAGGGCGAGGGTCTGAACCCCAAGCCGATCGACGACGGCGCACTGGTGGGCGAACTGATCGAACAGATCAGGGACACCGGGAACGCCGAACGCGAAGCATCGCTGAACTTCTTTATTTACAACACTCTGCCGGGCACCACGAGCGCTGCTGGCGTCAAGGCAGCCTTCCTGAAAGAGATCATCCTTGGCCAAGCTTCGGTCGCGGAAATCTCGGTCGAGTTTGCCTTCGAACTGCTGTCGCACATGAAGGGCGGCCCCTCGGTCAAGGTTCTGCTGGATCTGGCACTGGGTGATGACGCCGCAATCGCTGCGCAGGCTGCTGAAGTGCTGAAGACTCAGGTGTTCCTCTATGAAGCTGACACCGCGCGTCTGGATGAAGCTTACAAAGCTGGCAACGCCGTTGCCGCCGACATTTTGGAAAGCTATGCCAAGGCCGAGTTCTTCACCAAGCTTCCGGAAGTCGAAGAAGAAATCCAGGTTGTGACCTATATCGCCGGCGTTGGCGACATCTCGACCGACCTTCTGTCGCCGGGTGCCGAAGCACACTCGCGCGCGGACCGCGAACTGCACGGCAAGTGCATGATCACACCTGAAGCTCAGGTCGAAATCCAAGAGCTGCAGAAACAGCATCCGGACGCACGCGTCATGCTGATCGCTGAAAAAGGCACCATGGGTGTTGGATCGAGCCGCATGTCGGGCGTGAACAACGTGGCGCTGTGGACTGGTAAGAAAGCCAGCCCCTATGTGCCCTTCATCAACATCGCCCCGGTTGTGGCTGGCACCAACGGCATTTCGCCGATCTTCCTGACCACCGTAGGCGTGACCGGCGGGATCGGCATCGACCTGGACAACTGGGTTAAGAAGCTGGACGCCGATGGCAACGTGGTTGAAGACGAAGATGGCGAAGCCATTCTGGAAGAGGCCTATTCGGTCGCAACCGGCACCGTCCTGACCATCAATTCGAAAACCAAGACCCTGCATGACGCGAATGGCAAAGAGCTGAAAAGCGTCGCTGCTGCGTTCACTCCGCAGAAGATGGAGTTCATGAAGGCTGGCGGCTCGTACGCTGTGGTCTTCGGCAAGAAGCTTCAGACATTTGCAGCAGAAGCGCTGGGTCAGGAACTGAAATCGGCCTATGCGCCTTCGAAAGAGATCACCGCTGAAGGCCAAGGTCTGACTGCAGTTGAAAAGATCTTCAACCGCAACGCTCTGGGCGTCACGCCTGGCGCAGTTTTGCATGCCGGATCGGACGTGCGCGTCAAAGTGAACGTGGTTGGTTCGCAGGACACCACCGGCCCGATGACCGCTCAGGAACTGGAGGCGATGGCCGCCACCGTGATTTCGCCTTCGGTTGACGTTGGCTATCAGTCTGGCTGTCACACCGCATCCGTTTGGGACAAGAAGGCTCAGGCCAACATTCCGAAACTGATGCAGTTCATGAACGATTTCGGCCTGATCACCGCACGTGACCCGAAAGGCGTCTATCACGCGATGACCGACGTGATCCACAAGGTGCTGAACGACATCACCGTGGATGACTGGGATGTCATCATCGGCGGCGACAGCCACACCCGTATGTCCAAAGGCGTAGCCTTCGGTGCTGACTCGGGTACTGTGGCGCTGGCGCTGGCCACTGGTGAAGCGTCGATGCCGATCCCGGAATCGGTCAAGGTGACCTTCAAGGGCAAGATGGCCGATCACCTCGACTTCCGTGACGTGGTACACGCTACGCAGGCGCAAATGCTGGACCAGCATGGCGACAACGTCTTCCAGGGCCGCGTGATTGAAGTGCATATCGGCACGCTGCTGGCTGACCAAGCCTTTACCTTCACCGACTGGACGGCCGAGATGAAGGCGAAAGCTTCGATCTGTATCTCGAACGATGACACACTGATCGGTTCGCTGGAGCTGGCCAAGTCGCGCATCAACATCATGATCGAAAAGGGCATGGACAACAAAGCCCAGCTGCTGCAAGGCCTGATCGACAAAGCCGATGCGCGTATCGCCGACATCAAGTCGGGTGCGAACCCAGCCCTGACCCCGGACGATACCGCCAACTACTTCGCTGAAGTCGTTGTGGATCTGGCCGCCATCGATGAACCGATGATCGCCGACCCGGACGTGAACAACGATGACGTGTCCAAGCGCTACACCCACGACACCATCCGCCCTGTGTCCTACTACGGTGGCGATAAGAAGGTGGACCTGGGCTTTGTTGGCTCGTGCATGGTTCACAAGGGCGACATGAAGATCGTGGCCCAGATGCTGAAGAACCTCGAGAAGACGATGGGCAAGGTTGAGTTCAACGCACCGCTGGTGGTGGCTGCTCCGACCTACAACATTGTCGACGAGCTGAAGGAAGAAGGCGACTGGGAGATCCTCGAGAAGTACTCGGGCTTCGAGTTCGACGACCTGTTCCCAAAAACGCAGGCGCGTACCGAGTACGAGAACATCATGTACCTCGAACGCCCCGGTTGTAACCTTTGCATGGGTAACCAGGAAAAGGCTGCCAAGGGTGACACGGTTCTGGCCACCTCGACCCGTCTGTTCCAAGGCCGCGTTGTAGGCGATCTGCCCGAGAAAAAAGGTGAAAGCCTGCTGGCCTCGACCCCGGTTGTTGTGCTGGCTGC
The Aliiroseovarius pelagivivens DNA segment above includes these coding regions:
- a CDS encoding bifunctional aconitate hydratase 2/2-methylisocitrate dehydratase; the protein is MSLYTDYLNEIETRKGEGLNPKPIDDGALVGELIEQIRDTGNAEREASLNFFIYNTLPGTTSAAGVKAAFLKEIILGQASVAEISVEFAFELLSHMKGGPSVKVLLDLALGDDAAIAAQAAEVLKTQVFLYEADTARLDEAYKAGNAVAADILESYAKAEFFTKLPEVEEEIQVVTYIAGVGDISTDLLSPGAEAHSRADRELHGKCMITPEAQVEIQELQKQHPDARVMLIAEKGTMGVGSSRMSGVNNVALWTGKKASPYVPFINIAPVVAGTNGISPIFLTTVGVTGGIGIDLDNWVKKLDADGNVVEDEDGEAILEEAYSVATGTVLTINSKTKTLHDANGKELKSVAAAFTPQKMEFMKAGGSYAVVFGKKLQTFAAEALGQELKSAYAPSKEITAEGQGLTAVEKIFNRNALGVTPGAVLHAGSDVRVKVNVVGSQDTTGPMTAQELEAMAATVISPSVDVGYQSGCHTASVWDKKAQANIPKLMQFMNDFGLITARDPKGVYHAMTDVIHKVLNDITVDDWDVIIGGDSHTRMSKGVAFGADSGTVALALATGEASMPIPESVKVTFKGKMADHLDFRDVVHATQAQMLDQHGDNVFQGRVIEVHIGTLLADQAFTFTDWTAEMKAKASICISNDDTLIGSLELAKSRINIMIEKGMDNKAQLLQGLIDKADARIADIKSGANPALTPDDTANYFAEVVVDLAAIDEPMIADPDVNNDDVSKRYTHDTIRPVSYYGGDKKVDLGFVGSCMVHKGDMKIVAQMLKNLEKTMGKVEFNAPLVVAAPTYNIVDELKEEGDWEILEKYSGFEFDDLFPKTQARTEYENIMYLERPGCNLCMGNQEKAAKGDTVLATSTRLFQGRVVGDLPEKKGESLLASTPVVVLAAVLGRTPTLEEYKAAVEGIDLTKFAPPLAVPSTTKSAHF
- a CDS encoding cation:proton antiporter; translated protein: MELAGFLLTLGALFLAGLAADELGRVTRLPRVTLLLLLGVAIGNAGLDLVPSDVAKWFDELSIVALTMVAFLLGGSLTRKNLTNHGLAIFTISLAVAFATLIVVALGLTFVGVAPGLALLLAAIATATAPAAMADVIHQSGAENGFTETLKGIVAVDDAWGLIVFSVVLVLMDQTNGWGGVVSGAAWDLGGAIVLGGILGAPAAFLTGRLKPGEPQQAEAMGIVFLVAGFALWLEVSFLIAGMTAGAMIANFAKHHDRAFHEIEHIQWPFMILFFLLAGALLEVDALLLLGWTGVCFLLLRIVGRVIGGAIGAHLGKVRRNELFWYGPALLPQAGVAVGMALVAGERFPEWASVIMAFTIASTVVFEIIGPPLTLMAIRRVSKES
- a CDS encoding NAD(P)/FAD-dependent oxidoreductase, with translation MPHNFNATRRGFLGFAAGAGALMAAGAGATAAPTPIDTKARIVILGAGAAGTALANRLSRRLNGAEITIIDPRKEHWYQPGFSLIAAGLKPAKYSVSQTGDWLPKNITWISERAAEIDPDGNKVMTESGKTVPYDFLVLATGLVLNYGAIEGFEMDMIGKDGIGSLYAGPDYAAKTWEAAGRYTEDGGVGIFTRPATEMKCAGAPIKHTFLIDDIARKAGTTKLDINYMAHNKGLFGVPIISEKLRMLFGQREITPHYSHVLKSVDAGKKMATFTTENGDTEMPYDYLHIVPPQQAPDVVRNSALTDPGSWGGRGWATVDKHTLRHNFFDNVFAVGDIAGVPKGKTAASAKWQVPVVEEHLIAQITGTKSDASYNGYTSCPLITRVGRAMLIEFDYNNDLTPSFPGIIAPLEELWISWLMKEVALKATYNAMIRGDA
- a CDS encoding DUF5368 domain-containing protein; the protein is MKELTFGTLIAVFEEIFGAGLFWSMVVVAAVITLAYLYVLIRDRAVSWHKFLRAQLSMPFGAVIAVVFVQKMTHSSFSDIGGPIDLIILLGIAAMGAVGAAILVYTFDALFLQKPGKRVD